One Amorphoplanes digitatis genomic window carries:
- a CDS encoding alpha/beta hydrolase → MPSPRRRLLALAAAAVLTVAAAPAPAVASAGEPSYRPVIFVHGSAGSAAQFETQAKRLTGNGYPIEVIEAHEYDSANIATILTQVHAGLDARITRLLAATGADRVDLVGHSLGTFVAQGYLTSSPARAARVAHYVNLDGRTAAALPGGVPTLAIWGEGDPARSIAGGTNVYLPDQSHTQTVSSAESFREIFRFLRGHGPATTRIVPERGGPARVSGRAVIFPANTGVGDATLEVYPVSRITGRRLSPRPQHVVPLSGDGSFGPLPVFPSVRYEFALLRTGTATHHFYLPPFVRSDSFVRLLAGRPGEGLGALIETSDRHTALVFSRQKEWWGDQGDAGDRLWINGRNILNPANAPRTKRVIGIFAFDDGSDGVTDLTAPLPEFFSQIFITGMDVFIPATPAHHGVVSIAVHQRGGGFEVAGVPNWRSSDHRVTVNIDDH, encoded by the coding sequence ATGCCCTCGCCTCGCCGCCGGCTGCTCGCACTCGCCGCCGCAGCCGTCCTCACCGTCGCCGCCGCACCGGCTCCGGCCGTCGCGTCCGCCGGCGAACCGTCCTACCGCCCGGTCATCTTCGTCCACGGCAGCGCCGGCTCGGCGGCGCAGTTCGAGACCCAGGCCAAGCGTCTCACCGGCAACGGATACCCGATCGAGGTCATCGAGGCCCACGAGTACGACTCGGCGAACATCGCGACGATCCTTACCCAGGTGCACGCGGGCCTGGACGCCCGGATCACCCGCCTGCTAGCGGCGACCGGGGCCGACCGGGTGGACCTCGTCGGACACTCGCTCGGTACCTTCGTCGCCCAGGGCTACCTCACCAGCTCACCGGCGCGCGCGGCCCGGGTGGCGCACTACGTCAACCTGGACGGCCGGACCGCGGCCGCGCTCCCGGGCGGCGTACCGACGCTCGCGATCTGGGGTGAGGGTGACCCGGCCCGGAGCATCGCCGGCGGCACCAACGTGTATCTCCCCGACCAGTCGCACACGCAGACGGTGTCGTCGGCAGAGTCCTTCCGGGAGATCTTCCGATTCCTTCGCGGCCACGGCCCGGCCACGACGAGAATCGTGCCGGAGCGAGGCGGGCCGGCACGCGTCTCGGGCCGCGCCGTGATCTTCCCGGCCAACACCGGCGTCGGCGACGCGACGCTCGAGGTCTACCCGGTGAGCCGGATCACCGGCAGGCGCCTGTCCCCGCGGCCCCAGCACGTCGTCCCGCTGAGCGGCGACGGATCGTTCGGCCCGCTGCCCGTGTTCCCCAGCGTCCGGTACGAATTCGCGCTCCTGCGTACCGGCACGGCGACGCACCACTTCTACCTACCACCCTTCGTACGGTCCGACTCCTTCGTGCGACTGCTGGCCGGCCGTCCGGGCGAGGGACTCGGAGCGCTCATCGAAACCAGCGACCGGCACACGGCGCTGGTGTTCAGCCGCCAGAAGGAGTGGTGGGGCGATCAGGGCGACGCCGGAGACCGCCTGTGGATCAACGGCCGGAACATCCTGAACCCGGCGAACGCGCCCCGCACCAAGCGGGTGATCGGCATCTTCGCCTTCGACGACGGCAGCGACGGCGTCACCGACCTGACCGCACCGCTGCCGGAGTTCTTCAGCCAGATCTTCATCACCGGCATGGACGTCTTCATCCCGGCCACCCCCGCCCACCACGGCGTCGTGTCGATCGCGGTCCACCAGCGAGGCGGCGGGTTCGAGGTGGCCGGCGTCCCGAACTGGCGATCCAGCGACCATCGCGTAACGGTGAACATCGACGACCATTAA
- a CDS encoding SMI1/KNR4 family protein yields MDLAEFDALAEVLRQKSAASEARHGFALIEGRTATADEITDIERRMGVILPSRYKAFMRNYGGGMFGFVDLLPVIAEPGHDDLLTVNDREFPDRGFVAVAPVGTGDYWGFPVTGGRCRDEVWFRFHDAGEPEVVADDFLEFAASRGLRS; encoded by the coding sequence ATGGATCTTGCGGAGTTTGACGCGCTCGCCGAGGTGCTCCGGCAGAAATCGGCCGCGTCTGAGGCCAGGCACGGCTTCGCCCTCATCGAAGGCCGGACCGCTACCGCCGACGAGATCACCGACATCGAGCGGCGGATGGGAGTGATCCTCCCGTCCAGGTACAAGGCGTTCATGAGGAACTACGGCGGAGGGATGTTCGGGTTCGTTGATCTGCTGCCGGTCATCGCCGAGCCAGGGCACGACGACCTCTTGACCGTGAACGATCGTGAGTTCCCCGATCGCGGCTTCGTCGCCGTCGCTCCGGTCGGCACCGGAGACTACTGGGGTTTCCCGGTGACCGGCGGTCGCTGCCGCGATGAGGTCTGGTTCCGCTTCCACGACGCCGGCGAACCAGAGGTCGTCGCTGACGATTTCCTGGAGTTCGCCGCAAGCCGCGGACTCAGGTCCTGA
- a CDS encoding pectate lyase family protein yields MRRPVARGIQAALATVAVGAAIVVVGPLTQASAATGGVTGYATQNGGTTGGAGGQTVRATTGTAIHAALCGRASSSTPIIIQVEGTINHGNTTKVSGSSCNTADGVIELKQISNVTIVGVGGGAVFDQLGIHIREASNIIIQNVTVRNVKKSGSPTSNGGDAIGMESSVHNVWIDHNTLFASGGEDAGYDALVDMKAGTNYVTVSYNTLRNSGRGGLIGSSDSDLDNGPVTFHHNLYENIESRTPLLRGATAHIYNNYYVGLAKSGINPRAGGKAKVDNNYFKNSADVLGTFYTDLMGSWQVSGNIFDNVTWTAAGTENHPAGPNPVSNTSISIPYAYSLDPASCVPSVVTATAGAGTGLQVSNGGCTPTSPTAGPTPTSPPTSSPTAGPTPTQSQPSGTNLSIGAGADGSSKASGTSYGNVIDGNLSTYWSPNGATGSVSVKWSSATTVARINIREASGSSIGSWQVLNGDTGAVLNTGSGAGVISFTATSLKKVTFTITSSSGTPRVAEFETYAS; encoded by the coding sequence ATGAGACGACCAGTCGCACGGGGAATCCAGGCGGCACTGGCCACGGTGGCCGTCGGGGCCGCGATCGTGGTGGTGGGGCCGTTGACCCAGGCGTCGGCGGCGACCGGTGGTGTCACCGGCTACGCCACCCAGAACGGCGGAACGACCGGTGGCGCCGGCGGGCAGACGGTGCGGGCCACCACCGGCACCGCGATCCACGCCGCGTTGTGCGGCCGGGCCAGCAGCAGCACCCCGATCATCATCCAGGTCGAGGGCACCATCAACCACGGCAACACGACAAAGGTGTCCGGCAGCAGCTGCAACACCGCCGACGGCGTGATCGAGCTCAAGCAGATCAGCAATGTCACGATCGTCGGGGTCGGCGGCGGGGCCGTGTTCGACCAGCTGGGCATCCACATCCGCGAAGCCAGCAACATCATCATCCAGAACGTGACCGTCAGGAACGTGAAGAAGTCCGGCTCGCCCACGTCCAACGGCGGTGACGCCATCGGCATGGAGTCCAGCGTCCACAACGTGTGGATCGACCACAACACGCTGTTCGCCTCCGGCGGCGAGGACGCGGGCTACGACGCCCTTGTCGACATGAAGGCCGGCACGAACTACGTGACCGTCTCGTACAACACGCTGCGCAACTCTGGCCGTGGCGGTCTCATCGGGTCGTCGGACAGCGATCTCGACAACGGCCCGGTGACGTTCCACCACAACCTGTACGAGAACATCGAGTCCCGCACGCCGCTGCTGCGCGGCGCGACGGCGCACATCTACAACAACTACTACGTGGGCCTCGCCAAGTCCGGCATCAACCCCCGGGCCGGCGGCAAAGCCAAGGTCGACAACAACTACTTCAAGAACTCCGCCGACGTCCTCGGCACGTTCTACACCGACCTGATGGGTTCCTGGCAGGTCAGCGGCAACATCTTCGACAACGTGACCTGGACCGCGGCCGGCACCGAGAACCACCCGGCCGGCCCGAACCCGGTCTCCAACACCTCCATCAGCATCCCGTACGCCTACAGCCTCGACCCCGCCAGTTGCGTGCCGAGCGTGGTCACCGCGACAGCCGGCGCCGGCACCGGACTGCAGGTGTCCAACGGCGGTTGCACCCCGACGTCGCCGACCGCCGGGCCGACCCCAACCAGCCCGCCGACGTCCTCCCCCACCGCCGGCCCGACGCCCACCCAGAGCCAGCCGTCCGGGACGAACCTGAGCATCGGCGCCGGCGCCGACGGCTCCAGCAAGGCCAGCGGCACCAGCTACGGCAACGTCATCGACGGCAACCTCAGCACCTACTGGTCGCCGAACGGCGCCACCGGCTCCGTCTCGGTCAAGTGGAGCTCGGCCACGACCGTGGCCCGGATCAACATCCGTGAGGCATCCGGCTCGTCCATCGGGTCGTGGCAGGTCCTCAACGGCGACACCGGCGCCGTGCTCAACACCGGCAGCGGCGCGGGTGTCATCTCGTTCACCGCGACGTCGCTGAAGAAGGTCACCTTCACCATCACAAGCTCATCCGGTACCCCGAGAGTCGCCGAGTTCGAGACCTACGCGAGCTGA
- a CDS encoding NADP-dependent oxidoreductase, translating to MTELPEPEAGPGQVVIRTRAVCVHPADIAATTGEIPRGPVLPPFLPGWDIAGEVASVGPDTAEFRVGDRVVGMIPWYLTRGAPGGYAEFVAADAAWLVPLPDELDFVSAATVPLNAQTAHQGLSLVSLAMLPAGSSILVTGASGGVGGFAAQLAAQGGFRVLAQASHGDEQWVRGLGAHEVVSRSTDLASVGPVAAVFDAVPIGEAASAAVEDRGVVVATRPTPAIVPARGVRQELQLIRLDRELLADLVGQVAAGRLRTRVAATMPLTEAADAHRRVLAGGLHGKLVLTVG from the coding sequence GTGACCGAACTGCCCGAGCCCGAGGCGGGGCCCGGGCAGGTGGTCATCCGCACCCGCGCGGTCTGTGTGCACCCGGCTGACATCGCCGCCACCACCGGAGAGATCCCTCGCGGGCCGGTGTTGCCGCCGTTCCTGCCCGGGTGGGACATCGCCGGCGAGGTGGCATCGGTCGGCCCCGACACGGCGGAGTTCCGGGTGGGTGATCGCGTCGTCGGGATGATTCCGTGGTACCTGACCCGGGGTGCACCCGGCGGCTATGCCGAGTTCGTTGCCGCCGACGCGGCCTGGCTGGTGCCGCTGCCGGACGAGCTGGACTTCGTGTCCGCGGCCACGGTGCCGCTCAACGCACAGACCGCACACCAGGGGCTGTCACTTGTGTCATTGGCAATGCTTCCGGCCGGCAGCAGCATTCTGGTCACCGGCGCCAGCGGCGGTGTCGGCGGCTTCGCCGCCCAGCTTGCCGCTCAGGGCGGCTTCCGTGTCCTGGCACAGGCAAGCCACGGTGATGAGCAATGGGTGCGCGGTCTCGGCGCCCACGAGGTGGTTTCCCGCTCCACCGACCTGGCCTCGGTGGGACCGGTCGCAGCGGTGTTCGACGCGGTACCCATCGGCGAGGCGGCGTCCGCTGCCGTCGAGGACAGGGGGGTCGTCGTCGCCACCCGGCCCACGCCGGCCATCGTTCCGGCACGTGGCGTGCGCCAGGAGCTGCAACTCATCCGGCTCGACCGCGAGCTGCTGGCCGACCTGGTGGGGCAGGTGGCGGCGGGACGGCTGCGCACGCGCGTGGCGGCCACGATGCCGTTGACCGAGGCGGCCGACGCACACCGGCGAGTGTTGGCCGGCGGCCTGCACGGAAAGCTCGTGCTGACGGTGGGCTGA
- a CDS encoding GGDEF domain-containing protein produces MRILDSAAADMGGVPPDDAQLRTEAEAARLQARIDQLAAHVQELEQERASLRWMAGHDELTGLANRRLFHALAPALLRGDDSSSAVLILDLNGFKPINDTYGHDAGDEVLCVVARRMAACLGDHLVARFGGDEFAALPRLPGADAPEAWWHEVAGSLSAAIAPPMDVRGNTLSVTASIGVVPAGRTAGLPDLLRRADQAMFNAKRHARTTDKAGITWVVATESGDHTETYEPAAAPASPPDLTASAPAVACRPGDPVWVHRNGARRAGVVESACEWAALVRYRCPNGAGTMVDTMPTNSLTIRAEVDPHLDRGSSTHR; encoded by the coding sequence ATGCGGATCCTCGATTCTGCCGCCGCCGACATGGGCGGTGTGCCGCCGGATGACGCTCAGCTGCGGACCGAGGCCGAAGCCGCCCGCCTCCAGGCGCGCATCGATCAACTTGCGGCGCACGTCCAGGAGCTGGAGCAGGAGCGCGCCTCACTCCGATGGATGGCCGGCCACGACGAGCTCACCGGACTCGCCAACCGCCGCCTCTTCCACGCGCTCGCCCCGGCGCTGCTGCGCGGCGACGATTCCTCGTCGGCAGTCCTGATCCTCGACCTCAACGGCTTCAAGCCCATCAACGATACGTACGGGCACGATGCCGGCGACGAGGTCCTCTGCGTTGTCGCCCGCCGCATGGCCGCCTGCCTCGGCGACCATCTTGTGGCCCGGTTCGGCGGTGACGAGTTCGCCGCGCTGCCGCGCCTCCCGGGTGCGGACGCCCCGGAAGCGTGGTGGCACGAGGTGGCCGGCTCGCTGAGCGCCGCGATCGCGCCCCCGATGGACGTGCGGGGCAACACCCTGTCCGTGACCGCCTCGATCGGCGTCGTACCGGCCGGGCGCACCGCAGGCCTTCCCGACCTGCTGCGCCGCGCGGACCAGGCGATGTTCAACGCCAAGCGGCACGCGCGCACCACCGACAAGGCCGGTATCACGTGGGTCGTGGCCACCGAGAGCGGCGACCACACCGAGACGTACGAGCCGGCCGCCGCCCCCGCGTCCCCGCCGGACCTGACCGCCTCGGCACCCGCGGTGGCGTGCCGGCCGGGCGATCCGGTATGGGTGCACCGCAACGGCGCCCGCCGTGCGGGAGTGGTCGAGAGCGCCTGCGAATGGGCGGCCCTGGTCCGCTACCGATGCCCGAACGGCGCCGGCACGATGGTCGACACGATGCCCACGAACAGCCTCACGATCCGCGCCGAAGTCGATCCGCACCTGGACCGGGGCTCCTCCACCCATCGGTGA
- a CDS encoding DUF397 domain-containing protein, whose amino-acid sequence MSRETGWIISSRSSGNGGSCVEARRQDGLIEVRNSKAREAGAVVFTIEEWDSFLFGAKRGEFDQLLTD is encoded by the coding sequence ATGAGTCGCGAAACTGGCTGGATCATTTCCAGTAGGTCGTCAGGCAACGGCGGCAGTTGCGTCGAGGCCCGCCGCCAGGACGGCCTCATCGAGGTCCGCAACAGCAAGGCGCGGGAGGCCGGCGCCGTGGTGTTCACGATCGAGGAGTGGGACTCGTTCCTGTTCGGCGCCAAGCGCGGCGAGTTCGATCAGCTCCTGACCGACTGA
- a CDS encoding helix-turn-helix domain-containing protein, which yields MNEIGLPVAFLLVERETANTGSSPSYVWSATTGCLLTTRCCGYGSRRHRPHGLARRRFCVPVTGQRVVRRALGRRMTRLRTASGMSRRDVAEARLGISEPTLHRIETGKVPVTGANVRALCWLYGADQSITDALAELALGTSQQEWWDASPVIPEWFKLYVGLEASASRMFGYDGEIIPGELQTPEYARAVFGAEQPVDAEAAERHIKLRMQRQQTLFARTPPIRIVTVLGEGALTRSVGGEQVFKGQIDHLRRLSGEDTVDIRVLPFSVGAHAAMAGAFRILEFDDPEDPDVVYLESHVGALYLEEQAEVDEYRRIFDLISKDAVPVAEFR from the coding sequence GTGAACGAGATCGGCTTGCCGGTGGCATTCCTTCTGGTCGAGCGGGAAACCGCGAATACGGGCTCGTCGCCCTCGTACGTTTGGTCAGCAACGACGGGTTGCCTGCTGACAACGCGGTGTTGCGGGTACGGTAGTCGGCGTCACCGTCCACACGGGTTGGCGAGGCGGAGGTTCTGCGTGCCGGTCACAGGCCAACGCGTCGTGCGACGGGCGTTGGGGCGGCGAATGACGCGACTGCGCACCGCGTCCGGTATGAGCCGGCGTGATGTGGCGGAAGCGCGGCTGGGCATCTCGGAGCCGACGCTGCACCGCATCGAGACGGGCAAGGTTCCGGTAACCGGGGCCAACGTGCGCGCGCTCTGCTGGCTCTACGGCGCGGACCAGAGCATCACCGACGCGCTCGCCGAGCTCGCGCTCGGCACGTCGCAGCAGGAGTGGTGGGACGCCAGCCCGGTGATCCCCGAGTGGTTCAAGCTGTACGTCGGGCTGGAGGCGTCCGCGTCCCGCATGTTCGGGTACGACGGCGAGATCATCCCCGGCGAGTTGCAGACCCCGGAGTACGCGCGAGCCGTCTTCGGCGCCGAGCAGCCGGTCGACGCGGAGGCCGCCGAGCGCCACATCAAGCTCCGCATGCAGCGGCAGCAGACGCTGTTCGCCCGCACGCCACCGATCCGCATCGTGACGGTGCTCGGCGAGGGGGCCTTGACCCGGTCGGTCGGCGGCGAACAGGTCTTCAAGGGGCAGATCGATCACCTGCGGCGACTGTCCGGGGAGGACACGGTCGACATCCGGGTGCTGCCGTTCTCGGTCGGGGCGCACGCGGCGATGGCCGGCGCCTTCCGGATCCTGGAGTTCGACGACCCGGAGGACCCCGACGTGGTCTACCTGGAATCCCACGTCGGCGCGCTCTACCTGGAGGAGCAGGCCGAGGTCGATGAGTACCGGCGGATCTTCGACCTCATCAGCAAAGACGCCGTACCGGTCGCGGAGTTCCGGTAG
- a CDS encoding ATP-binding protein translates to MQPRTVLAVLAELAPAAAERILDVTRGSQPMVWLEIAEKAPREKTVERLAALDALHREERILHRGWGFLAGRAEIEGKPRKIRLPLLSQPVRLERSLLGYRVVPAGDVEVTPLVADPELAAAFEDAPGLATPGWLEAIGSGAWLRSVADATGFTVGEMIGPKGRIPAEGLVLVAAPALFVVRDVFGGGLADSLRSWAGRDLSATALAAVYGESGTGASDTGATGSDHLPVLSPLPLTGPQERVVIRARSEPVTVVSGPPGSGKSHTVVAAALEVVDRGGSVLVATQSPHAAEVLAGLLARYPGSTPVLFGDAGGRAGLEAELAAGADQGVEAGVIRSGRARVKAAHAAVRGRSSEIVSALDIERAAATLPEHQPRLPELSADVPGAFTDALDRIRALLAVEPGTGWWSRRRARSARRKAFRLLGAAESVPEEIVSEALAAATAQRAAAHLAATGGTDLTTRWAALHDAERELRELVGQAMRDGARSAERWSRDARRAAGALAAALRAGRNRRRELLARMEAAPLVRALPLWIGTVADVEDLLPPEPGLFDLVVIDEASHVDQIRAAPVLARARRALIVGDPRQLRFVSFVSDVDVTQVLEAHDCDERLDVRRVSTYDLATSAAPVTWLAEHHRSVPHLIDFPARRFYGGRVSVMTRTPLADATDAIDVLHIPDATLVKGVNKAEVAAALATVERLAAAGHRGIGVISPFRAQAEALEAALLKALPVERIEELRLRVGTVHAFQGSEADAVVVSLALLDGDSPSRRRFVTDPQLFNVMVTRARRKLVVLTSLTGPPGLLGDYLRHAEVPREFGPGAEPSGWAADLAAELKRLDVDVRPGYSVGPWTIDLCVGDVGVLCAVHQDGTGTHLERQGALHRAGWHLTEAFPSRWHGDVRRAALEIAVLAEGRRGAGLVRRVR, encoded by the coding sequence ATGCAGCCGCGGACCGTGCTCGCCGTGCTCGCCGAGTTGGCCCCGGCCGCCGCCGAGCGCATTCTCGACGTCACCCGGGGCTCGCAGCCGATGGTGTGGCTGGAGATCGCGGAGAAGGCGCCGCGGGAGAAGACGGTCGAGCGTCTCGCCGCCCTCGACGCCTTGCACCGCGAGGAGCGCATCCTCCACCGGGGCTGGGGCTTCCTGGCCGGCCGCGCCGAGATCGAGGGCAAGCCTCGCAAGATCCGGTTGCCGCTGCTCAGCCAGCCGGTGCGCCTGGAGCGCTCACTGCTCGGCTACCGGGTCGTCCCGGCCGGCGACGTCGAGGTGACCCCGCTGGTCGCCGACCCTGAGCTGGCCGCCGCGTTCGAGGACGCGCCCGGCCTGGCCACACCGGGCTGGCTGGAGGCGATCGGCAGCGGCGCGTGGCTGAGATCGGTCGCCGACGCGACCGGCTTCACCGTCGGCGAGATGATCGGCCCGAAGGGGCGGATCCCGGCGGAGGGCCTGGTCCTGGTCGCGGCTCCGGCGCTCTTCGTGGTCCGGGACGTGTTCGGCGGCGGCCTCGCCGACAGCCTGCGCAGCTGGGCCGGGCGTGACCTCTCGGCGACCGCCCTCGCCGCGGTCTACGGCGAGTCGGGCACCGGCGCCTCTGACACCGGTGCGACCGGAAGCGATCACCTACCGGTCCTGTCGCCGCTGCCGCTGACCGGGCCGCAGGAACGAGTGGTGATCCGGGCCCGATCAGAACCGGTCACGGTGGTCTCCGGACCGCCGGGCAGCGGCAAGAGCCACACGGTGGTCGCGGCCGCGTTGGAGGTGGTCGACCGGGGCGGGTCGGTGCTGGTGGCGACCCAGTCCCCGCACGCCGCCGAGGTCCTCGCGGGCCTGCTGGCCCGCTATCCCGGCTCAACGCCGGTCCTCTTCGGCGACGCGGGCGGCCGGGCCGGGCTGGAGGCCGAACTCGCGGCGGGCGCGGACCAGGGTGTCGAGGCGGGTGTCATCCGTTCCGGTCGGGCGCGGGTCAAGGCCGCACATGCGGCGGTACGGGGGAGAAGTTCCGAGATCGTGTCCGCGCTGGACATCGAGCGGGCCGCCGCCACGCTCCCCGAGCACCAGCCGCGCCTGCCCGAACTCTCCGCCGACGTGCCCGGCGCCTTCACCGACGCTCTCGACCGGATCCGGGCGCTGCTGGCCGTCGAGCCGGGTACGGGGTGGTGGTCCCGGCGCCGTGCCCGTTCGGCCCGGCGCAAAGCGTTCCGGCTGCTCGGCGCGGCTGAGTCCGTACCGGAGGAGATCGTCTCCGAAGCACTCGCCGCGGCCACCGCGCAGCGTGCCGCCGCCCACCTCGCCGCCACCGGCGGCACCGACCTCACCACCCGCTGGGCCGCCCTGCACGACGCCGAGCGTGAGCTGCGGGAATTGGTCGGCCAGGCGATGCGCGACGGCGCGCGCAGCGCGGAGCGCTGGAGCCGCGACGCACGACGCGCGGCCGGCGCCCTGGCCGCGGCGTTGCGGGCCGGCCGTAACCGCCGCCGTGAGCTGCTCGCCCGGATGGAGGCCGCCCCGCTGGTCCGCGCGCTGCCGCTGTGGATCGGCACGGTCGCCGACGTGGAGGATCTGCTCCCGCCCGAGCCCGGCCTCTTCGACCTGGTGGTGATCGACGAGGCATCGCACGTGGACCAGATCCGGGCCGCGCCGGTGCTGGCCCGCGCCCGCCGCGCGCTGATCGTCGGCGACCCGCGGCAGCTGCGGTTCGTCTCGTTCGTCAGCGACGTCGACGTGACCCAGGTGCTCGAGGCGCACGACTGCGACGAGCGTCTCGACGTCCGCCGGGTCAGCACCTACGACCTGGCCACCTCGGCCGCCCCGGTCACCTGGCTGGCCGAGCACCACCGCAGCGTCCCGCATCTGATCGACTTCCCGGCCCGGCGCTTCTACGGCGGCCGGGTCTCGGTGATGACCCGCACCCCGCTCGCCGACGCGACCGACGCCATCGACGTGCTCCACATCCCGGACGCGACCCTGGTCAAGGGCGTCAACAAGGCCGAGGTGGCGGCCGCCCTTGCCACCGTGGAGCGGCTGGCGGCGGCCGGCCACCGGGGGATCGGGGTGATCAGCCCGTTCCGCGCACAGGCCGAGGCCCTGGAGGCGGCCCTGCTCAAGGCGTTGCCCGTGGAGCGCATCGAGGAGCTGCGGCTGCGGGTCGGCACGGTGCACGCGTTCCAGGGCAGCGAGGCGGACGCGGTGGTGGTCTCCCTGGCCCTGCTCGACGGGGACTCACCGAGCCGTCGCCGCTTCGTCACCGACCCGCAGCTGTTCAACGTCATGGTCACCCGGGCCCGCCGCAAGCTGGTCGTGCTCACCTCCCTGACTGGCCCGCCCGGTCTCCTCGGCGACTATCTGCGGCACGCCGAAGTGCCGCGTGAGTTCGGCCCCGGCGCCGAGCCGTCGGGCTGGGCCGCGGACCTGGCCGCCGAGTTGAAGCGGCTCGACGTCGACGTGCGACCGGGATATTCGGTCGGCCCGTGGACCATCGACCTCTGCGTGGGGGACGTCGGTGTCCTCTGCGCCGTGCACCAGGACGGAACCGGCACCCACCTGGAACGCCAGGGCGCCCTGCACCGGGCGGGCTGGCACCTGACCGAAGCCTTCCCGAGCCGCTGGCACGGTGACGTCCGCCGCGCCGCCCTGGAGATCGCGGTTCTGGCCGAAGGGCGGCGCGGTGCCGGACTGGTCAGAAGGGTTCGGTGA
- a CDS encoding response regulator produces MTAPVRVLICDDQALIRTGFTTIIDAQPDLEVVGECGDGRTAVDLAARLHPDVVVMDVRMPVLDGIAATRLLAGVGVADPVKVLVVTTFNLDEYVYEALRAGASGFLLKDAPPAQLLHGIRTVATGAALLAPEVTRQLVGRHAARIRPAEETPANVALTPRELEVLRLIASGLSNGEIAVALVISQETVKTYVSRILTKLDLRDRVQAVIYAYRNGLVA; encoded by the coding sequence GTGACCGCGCCGGTACGCGTACTGATCTGCGACGACCAGGCACTGATCCGCACCGGGTTCACGACCATCATCGACGCCCAGCCCGACCTCGAGGTGGTGGGCGAGTGCGGGGACGGCCGCACCGCGGTCGACCTCGCCGCCCGGCTGCACCCGGACGTCGTGGTGATGGACGTCCGGATGCCGGTACTCGACGGCATCGCGGCAACCCGCCTGCTCGCCGGCGTCGGCGTCGCCGATCCCGTCAAGGTGCTCGTGGTGACGACGTTCAACCTCGACGAATACGTGTACGAGGCGCTGCGCGCGGGAGCGAGCGGGTTCCTGCTCAAGGACGCACCGCCGGCGCAGCTGCTGCACGGTATCCGTACGGTCGCGACCGGCGCCGCGCTGCTGGCACCAGAGGTGACCCGGCAGCTCGTGGGCAGGCACGCGGCGCGGATCCGTCCCGCCGAGGAAACACCGGCGAACGTCGCGCTGACCCCACGCGAACTGGAGGTCCTTCGCCTGATCGCGAGCGGCCTGTCCAACGGCGAGATCGCCGTCGCGCTGGTGATCAGCCAGGAGACCGTCAAGACGTACGTGTCCCGCATCCTCACCAAGCTCGACCTGCGCGACCGCGTGCAGGCCGTGATCTACGCCTACCGCAACGGCCTGGTCGCCTGA